In Streptomyces sp. NBC_01426, one genomic interval encodes:
- a CDS encoding TMEM165/GDT1 family protein — protein sequence MTFDPLAIITAFGLIFLAELPDKTMFASLAMGTRMRPLYVWFGTSTAFIVHVAIAVGAGSLLGLLPDIAVKLVSAALFAFGALVLLRSGDDDDEDGAAKTVTGFWPVYTTAFMAVFISEWGDLTQITTANLAATNGWLSTAIGSALALMSVSALALLVGRFIAQRVPLKTVQRIGAACMGALALWTLIEAFTG from the coding sequence ATGACCTTCGACCCCCTGGCGATCATCACCGCCTTCGGGCTGATCTTCCTCGCGGAACTCCCCGACAAGACCATGTTCGCCTCGCTGGCCATGGGTACTCGGATGCGGCCGCTGTACGTGTGGTTCGGCACCTCCACCGCCTTCATCGTGCACGTGGCCATCGCCGTCGGCGCGGGCAGCCTGCTCGGTCTGCTGCCGGACATCGCCGTGAAACTCGTCTCCGCCGCCCTGTTCGCGTTCGGCGCCCTCGTCCTGCTCCGCAGCGGCGACGATGACGACGAGGACGGAGCCGCCAAGACCGTCACGGGCTTCTGGCCCGTCTACACCACCGCGTTCATGGCCGTCTTCATCAGCGAATGGGGCGACCTCACCCAGATCACCACGGCCAACCTGGCCGCCACCAACGGCTGGCTGTCCACCGCCATCGGCTCCGCCCTCGCGCTGATGTCGGTCTCCGCCCTCGCCCTGCTGGTGGGTCGTTTCATCGCCCAGCGCGTGCCCCTCAAGACCGTTCAGCGCATCGGCGCCGCCTGCATGGGCGCACTCGCCCTCTGGACGCTCATCGAGGCCTTCACCGGCTGA
- a CDS encoding non-ribosomal peptide synthetase, whose amino-acid sequence MATHDRGPLPLTPPQNGVWFAQQLDPTRLDYTIGEYLEIRGAVDPGLFAEAVRLTVAGTESLCVRFAEADGVVRQMPAGPPPLRMETVDLSGRPDVDAEAERLMRAELARPTDLATGDVCRHLLVRTGARSYRWMQAYHHVVADGITGSMLARRTAEVYSALVAGEPVPAPDGAPWARIVAGEEEYARSAQMVADREFWRAKLDGAPEPVSFTGSAPGPVSGTTVRVSGDLDAADARVLRDAARRHGTRWSALVMAASAAFLHRAGGTEDVVLGLPVTGRTSPDARRTPGMFSKVLPLRLAVTGATTVGELVRDTSAGIKEALRHQRYRIEEVRGAAGADGAAGGPGPRLWDAAVNLMSFDYELSFAGAPASAHNLAVGPVEHVSLNVYDRGGDSPLTVQVEGDAADAGPDELEALRVRFTRFLVALAGADGAARVDSLPFLTVEDEALLAALGDGGADPAPRDGLLHARFEEAATRTPDAVAVVCDGREVSYGQLDAWARDIAERLRPAVEPGTPVGVCVERSPAMVAAVLGVLKAGGCYVPLDPALPRERIAYVVRDAGLRTVVAQPGTRERLPEDLPSVVHAGEVTDGVAGAEGARVPASSAAYLLYTSGSTGEPKGVVVPHAAAVDFVRAHLALCGVDGAARTGSASGERFLGFASLSFDVSVLDLFGALSSGSALVLATDAERVDVDRLQALLASHAVTIADLPPALLPLLDPAALPGLRFLSTGGEAPSGDAVDRWASEHREVWNAYGPTEAAVSVTMHRVTPPSHGRIPPIGRPMANHRAYVVDPGLRLLPPGATGELCVAGDGLARGYAGRPAMTADRFVPDPFSGVPGARMYRTGDLVRWSARGELEFLGRVDRQVKINGHRIELGEIEAVLGRQPSVGQAAVVVHASPGGPRRLVAFVAAPAGAAEPDPELLAGALSLVLPRYMVPHTFVTLDRLPLTAGGKVDRARLSVPEPAARPARAERPYTAVELTLAGLFSEALGLAATPDDNFFELGGDSITALTLAGKARARGFSFTLRDVFAHKTAAALASAVGEPGTAAPENSPPAVEACGPFPATPVMRWLLDGPGPIGRFSQSMVLTLPRGADDDALVRVLRSVVDRHAALRLRVDSGAGGPLCTIGEPGAVDVARLYGAVDVSGLGERERAAAVERAARDAAGLLDPAAGVMLRAVRFDHGDAPGRLLLCVHHLAVDGVSWRILMADLAAAWESVAAGRPVPEGDGALSFRAWAHHLAVQAGAPEVLEELPFWRETLRPVDDGGASPRAPWNRVPDPVRDTAGSTRTLTLDLPAEVAGPLLARVPAALRTGPTEVLLAGLVLAAHRLGSAGPLLVDLEGHGRADRTGRHDLARTVGWFTTQYPVRLASDGLDLDAAALGGDALAELVARIHTSVAAVPDHGTGFGLLSRLNPDTAAELSELACPRLLFNYLGRFSGADGAPWGPAPETGGLRADVDPSMPVEHALQIDSLAVDGADGPSFSAVVTWPQALLGAVEAQALVEAWGEALRLLASWDGAARPRRLTPRDLPLVRLTQSEVDGLAGLHTGLADVLPLSPLQEGLFFHSAFDTGAMDAYTGQIVLTLDGHLDADTLRAACDRLPARHGALRSAFTDQGLDRPVQVVVDTVDAPWELVDLSGLGAEDRQREWERLLAADRARRFDLERPPLLRFTLVRFDGDLHRLVMTNHHILWDGWSSAVLLRELLAGYAGASGSGRLDPVVEGVPYRSHLDWLARQDQAAAEAAWSRALAGLEEPTLLGGADPNRIDALPERASVELSADLTARLTARARTAGVTLNSVVQGVWAILLGRVTGREDVVFGGTVSGRTADVAGIEDMVGLLINTLPVRFRIREGEPLLSALARFQDEQADLMDHQHVGLAGIQRAAGLGTLFDTTVVVENYPLDLESMRDLAGGPRLTGVEGADATHYTVNLIVLPGERLRLHLDHRADALDARTALSLGEALERLLTAVADAPDTAVGELDLLSAEQRHLMREWNDTAVPVPDTTLVELFEAQVARTPHAPATVFRGETLSYAELDRRAERLARSLRMRGAGPEQIVAVALHRSTEMVVALLGVVKSGAAYLPVDPSLPAERIAYMLSDADPVLLLAGDDVAAALPASAGLPRLDPAAVPDEDGTPAAAGARPDAPLPSHPAYVIYTSGSTGRPKAVVVEHAAIVNRLLWMQDRYGLGADDRVLQKTPFGFDVSVWEFFWPLLAGAVLVVAEPGGHKDPAYLARTIEREAITTVHFVPSMLAAFVEDPDAGRCRSLRRVVCSGEALPEELKNRFLDVLDVPLHNLYGPTEAAVDVTHWDCRREDEGPVPIGRPIWNTSLYVLDPRGRPVPVGVAGELFLAGAGLARGYLRRPELTAERFPLDPFGVDGARMYRTGDLARFRGDGSVEYLGRTDDQVKIHGFRIELGEIETALGRLPGVGRAAVVVREDVPGERRIVGYVVPETGATLDPEALRAELARTLPEYMVPLPMLVDGLPVTANGKLDRRALPAPAAAPAAGHEPPEGETEELVALVWASVLDVPRIGRHDDFFALGGHSLSATRVAARLRQSLGLDLPLHTLFEQRTVAALAGAVEAVLLAELDAGSGGFADPAGFAASPASVDAVPSFVLQGETS is encoded by the coding sequence ATGGCCACTCACGACCGCGGGCCGCTGCCCCTGACCCCGCCGCAGAACGGCGTCTGGTTCGCGCAGCAGCTCGACCCCACACGCCTCGACTACACCATCGGCGAGTACCTGGAGATCCGCGGGGCGGTGGACCCCGGGCTGTTCGCCGAGGCGGTGCGCCTGACGGTGGCCGGCACCGAGTCGCTCTGCGTCCGCTTCGCCGAGGCGGACGGGGTGGTGCGCCAGATGCCCGCCGGGCCTCCGCCGCTGCGGATGGAGACGGTCGACCTCAGCGGGCGCCCGGACGTCGACGCGGAGGCGGAGCGGCTGATGCGTGCCGAGCTGGCCCGGCCCACGGACCTGGCGACGGGTGACGTGTGCCGGCACCTCCTGGTGCGGACCGGGGCGCGGTCGTACCGCTGGATGCAGGCCTACCACCACGTCGTCGCGGACGGGATCACCGGGTCGATGCTCGCGCGACGCACTGCGGAGGTCTACTCGGCGCTGGTGGCGGGAGAACCGGTGCCGGCCCCGGACGGCGCGCCGTGGGCGCGGATCGTGGCCGGGGAGGAGGAGTACGCCCGCTCCGCGCAGATGGTCGCGGACCGGGAGTTCTGGCGGGCGAAGCTGGACGGCGCCCCGGAGCCGGTCTCCTTCACCGGTAGCGCCCCGGGGCCCGTGTCCGGGACGACGGTGCGGGTGAGCGGTGATCTCGACGCCGCCGACGCCCGGGTGCTGCGCGATGCCGCGCGCCGGCACGGGACGCGTTGGTCGGCGCTGGTGATGGCCGCCTCCGCCGCCTTCCTGCACCGTGCGGGTGGTACGGAGGACGTGGTGCTGGGGCTGCCGGTCACCGGCCGCACCAGCCCGGACGCCCGGCGGACGCCCGGCATGTTCTCCAAGGTCCTGCCGCTGCGGCTGGCCGTGACCGGGGCGACCACGGTCGGCGAGCTGGTGCGCGACACGTCCGCGGGCATCAAGGAGGCCCTGCGGCACCAGCGGTACCGGATCGAGGAGGTGCGGGGCGCGGCGGGCGCCGACGGTGCGGCCGGCGGGCCCGGGCCCAGGTTGTGGGACGCCGCGGTCAACCTCATGTCCTTCGACTACGAGCTGTCCTTCGCCGGGGCGCCCGCGTCCGCGCACAACCTGGCGGTCGGCCCGGTGGAGCACGTCTCCCTCAACGTCTACGACCGGGGCGGGGACAGCCCGCTGACCGTGCAGGTGGAGGGTGACGCGGCCGACGCGGGCCCGGATGAACTCGAAGCGTTGCGGGTGCGTTTCACCCGCTTCCTCGTCGCGCTCGCCGGCGCCGACGGCGCGGCGCGGGTCGACTCGCTGCCGTTCCTGACCGTCGAGGACGAGGCGCTCCTCGCGGCCCTCGGTGACGGAGGCGCGGACCCCGCGCCCCGCGACGGGCTGCTGCACGCCCGGTTCGAGGAGGCTGCGACGCGCACTCCGGACGCGGTCGCCGTGGTGTGCGACGGCCGGGAGGTGTCGTACGGGCAACTGGACGCCTGGGCGCGGGACATCGCGGAGCGACTGCGGCCGGCCGTGGAACCGGGGACCCCGGTGGGCGTATGCGTGGAGCGCTCGCCCGCGATGGTCGCGGCCGTCCTCGGCGTGCTGAAGGCGGGCGGCTGCTACGTGCCGCTGGACCCCGCTCTGCCGCGTGAGCGGATCGCGTACGTGGTGCGCGACGCGGGACTGCGCACGGTCGTCGCCCAGCCGGGCACGCGGGAGCGGCTGCCCGAGGATCTGCCGTCCGTGGTGCACGCGGGCGAGGTGACCGACGGCGTGGCCGGTGCGGAGGGTGCCCGGGTGCCGGCGTCGTCGGCCGCGTACCTGCTGTACACCTCGGGCAGTACGGGCGAGCCGAAGGGCGTCGTCGTCCCGCACGCGGCGGCCGTCGACTTCGTACGCGCCCACCTCGCCCTGTGTGGCGTGGACGGGGCGGCGCGGACCGGCTCCGCCTCCGGTGAGCGGTTCCTCGGCTTCGCGTCACTCTCCTTCGACGTGTCGGTGCTGGACCTCTTCGGGGCGCTGTCGAGCGGGTCCGCGCTGGTCCTGGCCACCGACGCGGAGCGGGTCGACGTCGACCGGCTCCAGGCCCTGCTCGCCTCGCACGCGGTGACGATCGCCGATCTGCCGCCGGCGTTGTTGCCGCTGCTCGACCCGGCCGCCCTGCCGGGGCTGCGGTTCCTCTCCACGGGCGGCGAGGCGCCCTCCGGCGACGCCGTCGACCGCTGGGCGTCGGAGCACCGCGAGGTGTGGAACGCGTACGGGCCGACCGAGGCCGCCGTGTCCGTGACCATGCACCGTGTCACTCCCCCGTCGCACGGGCGGATCCCGCCGATCGGACGGCCGATGGCCAACCACCGCGCCTACGTGGTGGATCCGGGGCTGCGGCTGCTGCCGCCGGGGGCGACCGGTGAGCTGTGCGTGGCCGGTGACGGGCTGGCCCGGGGGTACGCGGGGCGCCCGGCCATGACGGCCGATCGTTTCGTGCCGGACCCGTTCTCCGGGGTTCCCGGGGCGCGGATGTACCGGACGGGTGACCTCGTGCGCTGGTCGGCGCGGGGCGAGTTGGAGTTCCTCGGGCGGGTCGACCGACAGGTCAAGATCAACGGCCATCGGATCGAGCTGGGCGAGATCGAGGCGGTGCTCGGCCGGCAGCCGTCGGTGGGACAGGCCGCGGTCGTGGTGCACGCCTCCCCGGGCGGGCCCCGGCGGCTGGTGGCCTTCGTGGCTGCGCCCGCCGGCGCGGCCGAGCCCGATCCCGAGCTGCTGGCAGGCGCGTTGTCGCTGGTGCTGCCCCGCTACATGGTTCCCCACACGTTCGTCACCCTGGACCGGCTCCCGCTCACCGCGGGCGGCAAGGTGGACCGCGCGCGGCTGTCCGTACCGGAGCCCGCGGCCCGTCCGGCGCGCGCCGAGCGTCCGTACACCGCCGTGGAGCTGACCCTCGCCGGGCTGTTCTCCGAGGCGCTCGGTCTCGCCGCGACGCCGGACGACAACTTCTTCGAGCTGGGCGGCGACAGCATCACCGCCCTCACCCTCGCCGGCAAGGCCCGCGCGCGGGGCTTCTCCTTCACGCTGCGCGACGTCTTCGCGCACAAGACGGCGGCGGCCCTCGCCTCGGCCGTCGGCGAGCCCGGCACCGCCGCGCCGGAGAACTCGCCGCCGGCCGTCGAGGCGTGCGGCCCGTTCCCGGCGACCCCGGTGATGCGCTGGCTCCTGGACGGGCCGGGGCCGATCGGACGGTTCAGCCAGTCCATGGTGCTCACCCTGCCCCGGGGCGCGGACGACGACGCGTTGGTCCGGGTCCTGCGGTCGGTCGTCGACCGGCACGCCGCGCTGCGTCTGCGGGTGGACTCCGGGGCCGGTGGCCCGCTGTGCACGATCGGCGAGCCGGGTGCGGTCGACGTGGCCCGCCTGTACGGCGCGGTGGACGTGTCCGGGCTGGGCGAACGGGAGCGTGCGGCGGCCGTGGAACGCGCGGCGCGGGACGCGGCGGGCCTGCTGGACCCGGCCGCCGGGGTGATGCTGCGGGCGGTGCGATTCGACCACGGCGACGCACCGGGCCGGTTGTTGCTGTGCGTGCACCACCTGGCCGTGGACGGGGTGTCGTGGCGGATCCTGATGGCCGACCTTGCCGCGGCCTGGGAGTCCGTGGCGGCGGGACGTCCGGTGCCGGAGGGCGACGGCGCCCTGTCCTTCCGGGCCTGGGCACACCACCTCGCAGTCCAGGCGGGCGCCCCCGAGGTGCTCGAAGAACTCCCCTTCTGGCGCGAGACCCTGCGCCCCGTCGACGACGGCGGCGCGAGCCCGCGCGCCCCGTGGAACCGGGTGCCCGATCCGGTCCGGGACACCGCCGGCAGCACGCGGACGCTGACGCTCGACCTGCCCGCGGAGGTCGCGGGCCCGCTGCTGGCCAGGGTCCCGGCCGCGCTGCGCACCGGACCGACCGAGGTGCTCCTCGCGGGTCTGGTCCTCGCGGCGCACCGGCTCGGGTCCGCGGGCCCCCTGCTGGTGGACCTGGAGGGGCACGGGCGGGCCGACCGCACCGGCCGTCACGATCTGGCGCGCACCGTGGGCTGGTTCACCACCCAGTACCCGGTCCGTCTCGCGTCGGACGGTCTCGACCTGGACGCGGCGGCTCTGGGCGGTGACGCCCTCGCGGAGCTGGTCGCGCGGATCCACACGAGCGTGGCCGCGGTGCCGGACCACGGCACGGGTTTCGGTCTGCTGAGCCGGCTCAACCCGGACACGGCCGCCGAGCTGTCCGAACTGGCGTGCCCCCGGCTGCTGTTCAACTACCTGGGTCGGTTCTCCGGTGCGGACGGGGCTCCTTGGGGCCCGGCCCCCGAGACGGGCGGCCTGCGGGCCGACGTGGACCCGTCGATGCCCGTCGAGCACGCCCTGCAGATCGACTCCCTGGCCGTGGACGGTGCGGACGGGCCTTCCTTCAGCGCCGTCGTCACCTGGCCGCAGGCCCTGCTGGGCGCCGTCGAGGCGCAGGCGCTGGTCGAGGCGTGGGGCGAGGCCCTGCGGCTGCTGGCCAGCTGGGACGGCGCCGCGCGGCCGCGGCGGCTCACCCCGCGTGACCTGCCGTTGGTCCGGTTGACGCAGTCCGAGGTGGACGGGCTGGCCGGACTCCACACCGGGCTCGCGGACGTGCTGCCGCTCTCTCCGCTCCAGGAGGGGCTCTTCTTCCACTCCGCCTTCGACACCGGCGCGATGGACGCCTACACCGGCCAGATCGTCCTGACGCTGGACGGGCACCTGGACGCGGACACCCTGCGGGCGGCGTGCGACCGGCTGCCGGCCCGCCACGGCGCCCTGCGGTCCGCCTTCACCGACCAGGGCCTGGACCGGCCGGTGCAGGTCGTCGTCGACACCGTCGACGCGCCGTGGGAGCTGGTCGACCTCAGCGGTCTCGGGGCCGAGGACCGGCAGCGGGAGTGGGAGCGGCTGCTGGCGGCCGACCGGGCGCGGCGCTTCGACCTGGAGCGGCCTCCGTTGCTGCGCTTCACCCTGGTCCGGTTCGACGGGGATCTGCATCGGCTGGTCATGACCAACCATCACATCCTGTGGGACGGCTGGTCGTCGGCGGTGTTGTTGCGCGAGCTGCTCGCCGGCTACGCCGGGGCGAGCGGTTCCGGGCGGCTCGACCCGGTCGTGGAGGGCGTCCCGTACCGGTCCCACCTCGACTGGCTGGCCCGGCAGGACCAGGCCGCCGCCGAAGCGGCCTGGAGCCGCGCGCTCGCCGGCCTGGAGGAGCCGACGCTGCTCGGCGGCGCCGACCCGAACCGGATCGACGCGCTGCCCGAGCGGGCCTCGGTGGAGCTGTCGGCGGACCTGACGGCGCGGCTGACCGCACGGGCCCGTACGGCCGGCGTCACCCTCAACAGCGTCGTCCAGGGGGTCTGGGCGATCCTGCTGGGTCGGGTGACCGGCCGCGAGGACGTGGTGTTCGGCGGGACCGTCTCCGGGCGGACGGCGGACGTCGCGGGCATCGAGGACATGGTCGGGTTGCTGATCAACACGCTGCCGGTGCGCTTCCGGATCCGTGAGGGCGAGCCGCTGCTGAGCGCTCTCGCCCGGTTCCAGGACGAGCAGGCGGACCTGATGGACCACCAGCACGTCGGACTGGCCGGCATCCAGCGGGCGGCGGGTCTGGGCACCCTCTTCGACACCACCGTGGTCGTGGAGAACTATCCGCTCGACCTGGAGTCGATGCGGGACCTGGCCGGCGGGCCGCGGCTGACCGGTGTGGAAGGCGCGGACGCCACCCACTACACCGTCAACCTGATCGTGCTGCCCGGGGAGCGGCTGCGGCTGCACCTCGACCACCGCGCCGACGCCCTCGACGCCCGGACGGCGCTCAGTCTGGGCGAGGCATTGGAGCGGCTGCTGACGGCCGTCGCCGACGCCCCCGACACCGCCGTCGGTGAACTGGACCTGCTCTCGGCGGAGCAGCGCCACCTGATGCGGGAGTGGAACGACACGGCGGTACCGGTCCCCGACACGACCCTCGTGGAACTGTTCGAGGCACAGGTCGCCCGGACCCCGCACGCCCCGGCGACCGTCTTCCGGGGCGAGACCCTGTCCTACGCCGAACTGGACCGGCGCGCCGAACGGTTGGCGCGCTCGCTCCGGATGCGCGGCGCGGGTCCGGAGCAGATCGTGGCGGTCGCCCTGCACCGCTCCACCGAGATGGTCGTCGCCTTGTTGGGCGTGGTGAAGTCGGGCGCCGCCTACCTTCCCGTGGATCCCTCGCTGCCGGCCGAGCGGATCGCGTACATGCTGTCCGATGCCGATCCGGTGCTGCTGCTCGCCGGTGACGACGTCGCGGCCGCGCTGCCCGCCTCGGCGGGGTTGCCCCGGCTGGATCCGGCGGCGGTACCCGACGAGGACGGGACGCCGGCTGCCGCGGGCGCCCGGCCGGACGCGCCGCTGCCCTCGCACCCCGCGTACGTGATCTACACGTCCGGTTCGACGGGGCGGCCCAAGGCGGTCGTCGTGGAGCACGCGGCCATCGTCAACCGGTTGCTGTGGATGCAGGACCGGTACGGGTTGGGGGCCGACGACCGGGTGTTGCAGAAGACGCCGTTCGGCTTCGACGTCTCGGTCTGGGAGTTCTTCTGGCCGCTGCTGGCCGGCGCCGTGCTGGTGGTCGCCGAGCCGGGCGGGCACAAGGACCCCGCCTACCTCGCCCGGACCATCGAGCGGGAGGCGATCACCACGGTGCACTTCGTCCCGTCCATGCTGGCCGCGTTCGTGGAGGACCCGGACGCGGGCCGCTGTCGGTCGCTGCGCCGGGTCGTGTGCAGCGGCGAGGCGCTGCCGGAGGAGCTGAAGAACCGGTTCCTCGATGTGCTCGACGTACCGCTGCACAATCTGTACGGACCCACCGAGGCGGCCGTCGACGTCACCCACTGGGACTGCCGGCGCGAGGACGAGGGGCCCGTGCCGATCGGCCGGCCGATCTGGAACACCTCGCTGTACGTGCTCGACCCCCGGGGGCGGCCCGTACCGGTGGGGGTGGCGGGCGAGTTGTTCCTCGCGGGCGCCGGACTGGCCCGCGGGTACCTGCGCCGGCCGGAACTGACGGCCGAGCGCTTCCCGCTCGACCCGTTCGGGGTGGACGGTGCGCGCATGTACCGGACCGGGGATCTGGCCCGCTTCCGCGGCGACGGCTCGGTGGAGTACCTGGGGCGCACCGACGACCAGGTCAAGATCCACGGATTCCGGATCGAGCTCGGTGAGATCGAGACGGCGCTGGGTCGGCTTCCCGGCGTCGGCCGGGCCGCGGTCGTGGTCCGCGAGGACGTGCCGGGCGAGCGCAGGATCGTCGGGTACGTCGTCCCGGAGACCGGGGCGACCCTCGATCCGGAGGCTCTGCGCGCCGAACTGGCCCGCACGCTCCCGGAGTACATGGTGCCGCTCCCGATGCTCGTCGACGGGCTGCCCGTCACCGCGAACGGCAAGCTCGACCGCCGGGCGCTCCCGGCTCCCGCGGCCGCCCCGGCCGCCGGTCACGAGCCGCCCGAGGGGGAGACCGAGGAGCTGGTGGCCCTGGTGTGGGCGTCGGTGCTGGACGTGCCGAGGATCGGCCGGCACGACGACTTCTTCGCCCTCGGCGGTCATTCGCTGAGCGCCACCCGGGTGGCGGCCCGGCTCCGGCAGTCCCTCGGCCTGGACCTGCCCCTGCACACCCTTTTCGAGCAGCGGACCGTCGCCGCGCTCGCCGGCGCCGTCGAAGCGGTGCTGCTCGCCGAACTGGACGCCGGTTCGGGCGGGTTCGCCGATCCGGCCGGGTTCGCCGCGTCCCCCGCGTCCGTCGACGCCGTTCCTTCATTCGTACTTCAGGGAGAGACCTCGTGA
- a CDS encoding class I SAM-dependent methyltransferase, with product MTSIDPLIASYYTEYDEASRLHTTAVGRLEFERTRELLRRSLPPPPARVLDVGGGPGTHARWLVEDGYEVLLVDPVPKHVEQAREYAPGCSAELGDARESALPADSWDAVLLLGPLYHLSERGERLAALREARRVAVPGGLVAVAGISRHSLLQEYTVSAGLTPELLAGEAPWTWPGRTRAVWTRTCRASGAPPNGSPTSSTTSSRGAAPRERPTPCARSRCAWTDWSSRSARS from the coding sequence ATGACATCCATCGATCCGCTCATCGCGTCGTACTACACGGAGTACGACGAAGCCTCCCGCCTCCACACGACGGCCGTGGGGCGCCTGGAGTTCGAACGGACCCGCGAGCTGCTGCGCCGGTCCCTGCCCCCACCTCCCGCGCGCGTCCTGGACGTGGGCGGAGGACCGGGAACCCACGCGCGTTGGCTCGTCGAGGACGGGTACGAGGTGCTGCTGGTGGACCCCGTACCCAAACACGTGGAACAGGCGCGGGAGTACGCGCCCGGCTGTTCGGCAGAGCTGGGTGACGCACGGGAGTCGGCCCTCCCCGCGGACAGCTGGGACGCGGTGCTGCTCCTGGGGCCCCTGTACCACCTGTCCGAGCGGGGAGAGCGGCTCGCGGCGCTCCGGGAAGCGCGCAGGGTCGCGGTACCGGGCGGCCTCGTGGCGGTCGCGGGGATCTCGCGCCACTCCCTGCTCCAGGAGTACACCGTCAGTGCGGGACTGACCCCGGAACTCCTGGCCGGCGAGGCTCCGTGGACGTGGCCGGGACGGACCCGCGCGGTCTGGACCCGCACCTGCCGCGCATCCGGCGCGCCACCGAACGGCTCACCGACGTCGTCGACAACGTCCTCACGCGGGGCCGCCCCCAGGGAGCGGCCGACACCCTGCGCCCGGTCCCGCTGCGCCTGGACCGACTGGTCGAGCAGGTCTGCGAGGAGCTGA
- a CDS encoding MFS transporter — protein sequence MTGGVGRDARIDGSPVRFSPGSLLVGLPAGAWVDRVRKRSVMIGTDLARALILLTIPVAWWTDLLTIRWLCAVALAHGVLTVFFDVAHVSYLPHLVGRDHLVEGNAKLSAIRSVTSISGPGVAGPMIGWIGAPATLLVSSVGMAWSGLLASGIRKPERKPEPSGRPRLGREIKEGLTFVLRYPALRAIVLGDAVFNLFLVMYQTMLLVFLERELGLGSFGIGLVFSGMGCGALTGALLATRVSKWVGQGPVIWLAPLLTSPLTVLMPMARPGWSVFVAVFGLAALSLGGVVRFVAQAGFQQALTPDRLLGRMSATARFVSSGGIPLGGLLGGASGSVFGATATLWIGAAGMTVSAVPTFLSPLRTMRALPAGEGSGPVRVNDGTPPVE from the coding sequence GTGACGGGTGGCGTCGGACGCGATGCGAGGATCGACGGGTCTCCTGTTCGGTTCTCCCCAGGCTCGCTCCTGGTCGGGCTGCCGGCGGGCGCGTGGGTGGACCGCGTGCGCAAGCGTTCGGTGATGATCGGCACGGACCTCGCGAGGGCGCTGATCCTGCTGACGATCCCGGTGGCGTGGTGGACGGACCTCCTGACGATCCGGTGGCTCTGCGCGGTCGCCTTGGCGCACGGCGTGCTGACCGTCTTCTTCGACGTCGCCCACGTCAGCTACCTGCCCCATCTCGTGGGGCGCGACCACCTCGTCGAAGGCAACGCGAAGCTCTCCGCGATCCGCTCGGTGACCAGTATCAGCGGGCCGGGAGTGGCGGGACCGATGATCGGCTGGATCGGAGCCCCCGCGACCCTCCTGGTGAGTTCGGTCGGCATGGCCTGGTCGGGTCTGCTCGCGAGCGGCATCAGGAAGCCCGAACGGAAACCGGAGCCGAGCGGACGCCCTCGGCTGGGTCGAGAGATCAAGGAAGGGCTCACGTTCGTCCTCCGGTACCCCGCGCTGCGCGCGATCGTGCTCGGCGACGCCGTGTTCAACCTCTTCCTGGTGATGTACCAGACCATGCTGCTCGTCTTCCTGGAAAGGGAATTGGGCCTCGGCTCCTTCGGAATCGGCCTCGTCTTCTCGGGAATGGGTTGCGGCGCCCTGACGGGTGCCCTGTTGGCGACCAGGGTCTCGAAGTGGGTCGGACAGGGCCCGGTCATCTGGCTCGCACCGCTCCTGACCTCCCCGCTGACCGTTCTCATGCCCATGGCTCGACCGGGGTGGAGCGTCTTCGTGGCCGTGTTCGGCCTCGCGGCTCTTTCGCTGGGTGGGGTCGTCCGGTTCGTGGCCCAGGCGGGTTTCCAGCAGGCGCTCACGCCGGATCGGCTGTTGGGCCGGATGAGCGCGACGGCCCGGTTCGTGTCCTCGGGCGGCATCCCCCTGGGCGGGCTCCTGGGCGGCGCCTCGGGCTCCGTGTTCGGAGCGACGGCCACCCTGTGGATCGGTGCGGCCGGGATGACGGTGAGCGCCGTTCCCACCTTCCTCTCCCCGCTGCGCACCATGCGCGCACTGCCCGCGGGTGAGGGCTCCGGACCGGTGCGCGTCAACGACGGTACGCCGCCCGTGGAATGA